The segment GAAGGAATCGGGGATGCATGCGATTGAGGATTACCTGATGTCACGGTACCAGATGTACTGGCAGGTCTATTTCCACCCGGTAACCCGCAGCTCTGAGATTATTCTCAGGCAGATTCTCCGCCGGGCCAAGGAGCTGGTGCAGCAGCAGCATACCTTCCGCTTCATGATCGAGCCCTTAAGTGATCTGTTCAGCGGAGAGGTAACGGTAGGGCAGTACCTGCTGCTGGATGAAGCCTTGATGCAGACTGCCTTCATGCAGTGGACGCTGGAGGAGGATGACATCCTGAGCGACTTGTGCAGCCGGTTTATCCATCGTAAACTGTATAAATATGTGGAGATGGAGCATTTGGATTCTGACACGATTGACGAAATCCGCCGCAGCTTCGCCGGTGCGGGACTCCGGCCCGATTATGATCTGGAAATTGATTATCCCACCGATCTTCCCTATGATGTGTTCCGTCCGGGAGACGGCTTTGACAGCAAGCAGATCCTGCTTCTGGACAAGCATGACCGGCTGAGGGAAATCTCGGAGGTCTCGGATATTGTTCGCTCTATCAGTGGTATTCACCGCGGCAGATACCATCTGTATTTTCCGCAGGACAGACTGCAGAAAGCCCTTCCACAGCTGTCGCCGTCCATCGCAGAGATTTTTGCCAAATAATCAGATCATGCTTGAAATTATAGATACAACAACAGGCCGAAAGGATGTAATGTAATGCAGTTATTCGACACCCATACCCATCTGGATGCTCCACAATTCGACGAAGACCGCGAAGAGGTCATTGCCAGGGCGCTGGAAGCCGGCGTCAGCAAGATGATCAACATCGGCTTTAACCGGGATACGATACCGACCACCATGCAGCTTGCCGAGAAATATGATTATATTTATGCAGCCGTTGGCTGGCATCCCCAGGATGCCATCACGATGAAGGACGGAGACCTGGAATGGATCGCCTCCTTATGCGCTCATCCCAAGGTGGTTGCCATCGGCGAGATTGGGCTGGATTACTACTGGGATACCTCTCCTAAGGATGTGCAGCATGAAGTATTCCGCAAGCAGATCGGGCTGGCCCGTGAGCTGAAGATGCCAATCAGCATTCATAACCGTGATGCTCATGAAGATGTGATCCGTATACTCCGCGAGGAGAAGGCGGGCGAGGTTGGCGGCGTAATGCACTCCTTCTCCGGGAGCTGGGAAAGTGCCAAGATGTGTCTTGATTTGGGCTTCCATCTTTCTTTTGGAGGACCGATTACGTTCAAGAATGCCCGGGTGCCCAAAGAGGTGCTTGCCCAGACTCCGCTGGACCGGCTGCTGATCGAAACCGACTCCCCATATCTGACTCCGCACCCCTTCCGGGGCAAGCGAAATGAGACCGCTCATGTGAGGCTGGTAGCGGAGGCGGCCGCGGCAATAAAAGGGATTGAATTACAGGAATTGGCGGAAATTACGTATGCGAACGCACTGGAACGATTTGGGATACTCTGAAAACAGGAGTAAAAGCGGTGAAAAATGAAGTATAGCGGATATATTAAACTTTTATGACGGAAAAACGGCCGATTATTACAATATTTTAATCATTTTTTTACGTAAACGTGGTTGAATCGTCCTTTACAACATGTATCAAAACAGGATATCATCTTTTCAGTGCAGTGAGCTGTTGTAACTGTGACAGTCACTAATTTCATGGATCGTCTCGCTGAGTCTCCGTATGGAGAACGGGGGAACCAATAATGCGCTGCCGCATGAACGTACAGAGTACAACGCAGAATTGCCGCAGGCATTATTTGATTTCTTTACGTGGTCTTTGGGGTGAATTTGAGGGCAACCGCCGTGAGCGGGTGACCTGAGATAGGGCGTCTCTCTTATGTCCGAACCCGACAGCTAACCCCGTAAGCGCAAGTAAGAGAGGAAACCTCGTGCATAAGCATTCCGACGTATTCGACACCGGGAAGCCACGAAAGAGTCCTCTATGAGCTCTTTTTAGGCTTCTTTTGTTTTGAATAATGAGAATGCTCCCGGCATACTGTTATATAACAGATCTCCGGAGTAACTATGCCGAGCAGGCGATCCATGAGCAGGAAACGCTGAAGCAAGTGCGGGCGTATCCTGTTGCAAACTCAAACCTAGTTTCGTCAGAAGTGATACAGTCACCTTGAACTAACTTGGACGACGGGGCTATGTAAGGAGGATGGAAAGAGTGGGCGTATTCCAACCAGAGGTATCCCATGATTCGCAATCATCCAGCAGGTCTTTCGCATTACGGTTGAAGCAAGTGAATCCCCGCGTAGTTTTACTTGCCGGTGTGGCATCGATTGTTATCGCACTGTTAATACTGCTGTACGTACACGGTCAGAGCAAGAAAGAAATTACCCTAGTAATAGACGGACAGGTACAGACACTGGAGACGCGGGAAACGCTGTTCAGTGATGTGCTGGCTAAGGAACAGATTTCGCTGCAGGCGCATGATGAATTATCTATTGGCCTTAGTGATGAAATAAAAGACGGCGACCGTATCGTGATTAACACTGCGCAGAAGTTCGCTCTTACCGTAGACGGAAAGACCGAGACGTTATTTACGACCGAGGATACCATTGGTCAGGCCATCGACAAGCTGGGCTACAGCCTGGAAGGCTTAGACAAGATTTACCCTTCGCTAGAAACCGCAGTATCTGCAGACATGGAAATCAAAATTGTCCGGATTAACAAGCATGTGGTTCAACGGACAACTAATTTGCCTTTCCGGGTCATTAAGACAGCAGACCCCTCATTGACCAAGGGAACCGTAAGAGTGGCACAGGCAGGTAAGCCTGGCGTAATGGTCCAGCACATCGAGAAGATCTATCAAGATGGCGAGCTGGCATCCATGCGCATGATCGGCAAGGAAGTACAGACGGTTACCAAGGACAAAGTCATTGCCATTGGAACCAAGCCGCTTCCTAAGCCCGTCGTAGTTACTGCCAAAGTTTCCAAACCTGTAACAACCTCCAAGTCATCTAAAGCGAGCGCAAAGGCCAGCAATGTTACCAGTAAGGCTGGTGTGGATTTCGAGTACAAAAGAATGATCAAAAACGTATCCATGACCGCGTATTCGTCGCAGGAACCGGGTATTGGAACACGTACTGCCTCCGGCACACGCGTAACGGAAGGCCGCACTATTGCTGTAGATCCTAGGGTTATACCAATTGGCTGGTGGGTGTATATTGAAGGATTAGGGTTTCGCCGAGCAGAGGATACCGGCGGTGCCATCAAAGGCAACAAGGTGGATGTCTATTACGATTCACTGAGTCATGCCCGTAATTTCGGCCGCAAGTCGCGCACACTCTATGTGATCGGACCTGTGAAGCCGGAGCTGAACTAAACGTAAAGTCTTTTGCAAATTAGCGGTTAATAAGATATAGTGAGGGAAGCACTTACGAAATTTCAGAGAGCTGCCGCTCATCACTTATACATTCTTTAGCCAAAAAGAAGGGGAGCGAATCCTCTTCTTTTTGCGTTCTGGAGTAAGGAGTAAAAATATTTATGATTAAAGAGCTAATTGTGGTTGAAGGGAAAAGTGATACCGTTGCCGTTAAGCGGGCGGTTGAAGCCGATACGATTGAAACCGGGGGTTCGGCAGTGGATAGCAGGGTCATTGCCAAGATCAAGCTGGCCATGGAGCGCCGGGGTGTAATCATTCTTACCGACCCGGATCATGCTGGAGAGCGAATCCGCAAAATCGTCGCAGCCAAGGTGCCGGGCTGCAAGCATGCCTTCATCCCTGAGAAGGATGCAACGCGCAAAGGAGATATCGGAATAGAGAATGCTTCGCCTGAGGCTATCCGCCATGCGCTGGAGCATGTACATACCTCCTTCGAGGGGGCACCGCCCATCATCGGGCTGGATGAGCTTATGGCCGCAGGGCTGATGGTGCATCCCCGGGCGGCTGAGCGCAGAATGCAGCTTGGCAATCTGCTCGGTATCGGTTATTGCAATGGCAAGCAGCTGTACAAACGTCTGGCGATGTTTGGCATTACCCGCGAAGAGTTCGCGCAGGCCCTCGCCCAAATTGATCAGGGAGGCATTACTTCATGAGCGGTATCGAGAATATCTCGTCCCCAACAAGAACCAAAGCGATAATTCAGCGTTACGGATTCTCCTTCAAAAAAAGCCTGGGCCAGAACTTTCTGATCGATCAGAATATTCTGGACAAAATCGTGGATGCCGCCGGTCTGGACAGCACAGCCGGTGCGCTTGAGATTGGGCCGGGGATTGGAGCACTGACGGAACGGCTGGCGTTGACGGCCGGGGCCGTCACTGCGGTAGAGATTGACCGCAGGCTGATTCCGATTCTTAGGGATGTCCTGTCGCCTTATCCCCATGTAAAGATCCGTAATGACGATGTGCTGAAGGTGAATCTGCAGGAGCTGTTCGCTGAGGATTTCGCGGGCAGGGACCGGGTTAGTGTCGTAGCTAACCTGCCGTATTATGTGACTACACCTATCCTCATGAAGCTGCTGGAGGAGAAGCTGCCGCTGGATAATATCGTGGTCATGATCCAGAAGGAGGTTGCCGAGCGTATGGCGGCGTCTCCGGGCGGCAAGGAGTATGGCAGCCTGAGTATTGCCGTCCAGTATTACAGCGAGCCTGAGCTGGTCTGTATGGTGCCGCGTACGGTGTTCATCCCGCAGCCTAACGTGGAATCGGCTGTGATCCGGCTGAAGGTCAGAGAACGTCCTCCGGTGGAGGTAGCGGACGAGAAGCATTTCTTTGGTGTGGTTCAGGCGTCCTTTACCCAGCGGCGCAAGACGATTGCCAATAATCTTAAGGCACGCTTCTTCCCGGAAGAAGGGCGGGAGCGCCTGGAGGCGCTGCTCTCCGAAGCCGGCATTGAACCCTCGCGGCGCGGCGAGACGCTTAGCATTGAGGAGTATGCACGGCTCAGTGCGGTTCTTCTGGCCGCAGGCATCGCATAGAATACAGAAAACCCTCCCGGCGGATGAACCAACCGGGGCCTTTGCCCATAACATGGGGTAGAGGTGGTGTTGTGATGAATCTAGGAGACTTGGTCATTCGTAAATCCTATGGCGGCGATGTGACCTTCCGGGTAGACAATATATTGCAGAATAGAGCAGTCATTAAAGGCACGGAGTTCCGTCTGCTGGCGGATTCCCCGCTGGAGGATCTGGTTCAGGTGCCTCCTACACGGGTTACCGAGCGGGGAGCGCGTGCGCAGATCAAGGCAACAGAATCTCTAACCTGGTTGCGTAAAGACCGGCAGGTGCAGAGCCAGCGAAGCGGAGAGAGCGTGTCGGGGTCCACGGGAACCTGGGGCCAATCTCCGAAGGAAACGGCTTATTTTGAAGTGCCGGGTAAGGTCCTGCATTTGGATGGTGATGCACTCTATCTGAAGAAGAGCCTGAGCCTCTACGAGCAGCTGCGCATACCGGCGGAGGGACATCATGTCAACGAATCCAAAATGGCGGAGACGCTGTACCGTCTGCTGCCCCGTGTGCGTCCCGATATCGTAGTGATTACCGGCCATGATGGAGTACTTAAGCAACAGCAGAATTATGATTTGTACAGTCTGAGCAGCTATAAGAATTCACAGAATTTTGTGGCAGCCATCCGGGTGGCCCGTGAATATGAGCGGAATTTCGATGCTTTGACGATTGTAGCCGGAGCCTGCCAGTCGCACTTCGAGGCTCTCCTGGGCAATGGTGCCAACTTCGCCAGCTCCCCGGGCAGAATACTCATTCATGCCCTGGACCCGGTGTATATCGCGGCCAAGGCCTCTTTTACCTCTATCCGGGATACGGTGAACTTAAGCGATGTGCTGAGCCATACGATCAGCGGCAATCAGGGGATGGGCGGAATCGAGACGCGGGGCAGCTTCCGGATCGGAATGCCTCAGCTGCAGAACCTGGCTACGCTGAAGGTAGCGCCTTCGGTGCTGTAACCATTCAAGTGATAACTGAACAGGCGGAAGGAATAGGGTAAGCATTCGTGCTTATCCTATTTTGCTGCCACGGAAGCCGCTTAGGACACAAGATGGGTTAGGGAGCAGCCAGTCATCATTACTGATAACAAGGTGCTTAAGTCAGGAATATCCCCGTCTAAAAAAATTCCGTTGACAACTTTTTTCTCATCATCTATAATTATTTATTTAATTTGACAAGTGGTTATAGAGGTTGTATAATGGACAAGGAAAGAGGTGGTCGTCAGGTAATGGCTAATAACGCGCTGTTAGAAATTAAACGCAGTCTTGAAGCTCACGTCGGTCATAAGATCACGTTGCGGGCTAACGGTGGCCGTCGGAAGACCGTTGAACGCACCGGTGTCCTGGAAGAAACGTACCCTTCTGTATTTATTGTCAAACTCGATCAGGAGCAGCAGACATTCAAGCGTGTCTCCTATAGCTATGCCGATATACTTACTGAATCTGTGGAAATCACAGTTACCGAAGACGATGGGCAGATGCGGATTATGTATATCAAAGCTTAGCGTCATGACAGTCTCCCTGCGGGGGGGCTGTTTTTTGATAGAATTTTTATGTTTTGGGGTCCCCGCAAAGTACCTGAGTCAACACCTACGCTAAAGCCCCACTTTGTGGGGTTATTTTGCATGTAGGGGTCTTCCTGAATTATGCTGCATGACACTGGCCTCCCGGCTGCATACTACATAGGCAGTACGTTCATCATAGAGCAGCATACAAGGGAGGAATTCGTAATGAGCCGCAGAAGACGAAGCATGATGTCGGAGGAATTGAAGACGGAGCTGGCCAAGGAGCTTGGGTTCTACGAAACGGTTGAGCAGGAGGGCTGGGGCGGAATCCGGGCAGTCGACGCCGGGAATATGGTGAAACGCGCGATTCAGCTGGCAGAGCAGGCTGCTGCGCGGAAATTGTAAGCGGCTATAGCGGTGTTATGCCGCACCGGGTATCGCCTGCGGGCGGTACCTTTTCTGCTTCATAGAACCGGATGTTTATTTAATGGACTTCACTGTCAGTTTCTCATATAATATGTTAAGTTGTTTTGTACGGGAAAAGCTGAGGGTGGGTGAACGCCTTGAAAATGTATGAGAAGGCACCGGCAAAAATTAATCTGATGCTGGATGTGCTGCATAAGCGGGCTGACGGATTTCATGAAGTGGAAATGATAATGACAATGGTCGATCTGGCGGACCGTCTGGAGCTGTCGGAGCTGAAGCGGGATTCGATTATTATCTCAAGCCAGGCCGGATATATTCCGCTGGATGAGAAGAATCTGGCCTTCCAGGCGGCAAGGCTGATCAAGGACCGGTATAACGTCAGAAGCGGAGTACATATCCATCTGGACAAAAGAATTCCGGTGGCTGCCGGCCTCGCCGGCGGCAGCAGCGATGCCGCGGCTACGCTGCGCGGCCTGAACCGGCTCTGGCGCCTGGGCATCCCGGTGCAGGAGCTGCAGGAGCTGGGCGCTGAGCTGGGCTCAGACGTCCCGTTCTGCGTCACAGGAGGCACTGCCCTGGCTACGGGCAGGGGCGAACGGCTGACCCCAATCGCGAATCCTCCGCAAATGTGGGTCATCCTGGCGAAGCCGCCGATCAATGTATCGACGGCTGAGGTATACGGACGCGTACGCGCCGGCAACATAGCGGTGCATCCGTCCGCGCTCCGCATGCAGCAGGCTCTGGAGGCCGGTGACTTCTCAGCCGTCTGTGAGGGCCTTGGCAACGTGCTGGAGGATGTGACTCTGAAGCTGCACCCTGAGGTGCAGCAGCTCAAGGAAGCGATGCTGAAGCTGGGGGCGGACGGCGTGCTGATGTCGGGGAGCGGTCCGACCGTATTTGGCCTTGTCTCCAAGCACTCCAAGGTGGCGAGAATCTATAACGGGCTGCGCGGATTCTGCAAGGAAGTCTATGCAGTGCGTTCGCTGAGCTAAGCGGAGCGGGACCATCCTCTGATCACGGAGGCAGAGCGGTTTTCGCTTGTGTAAATCCGTACAATAATGATATTATTCATAGTAATATTCGGTTTTGTATAAAGTGAATTTAAGAAGCAAGCATGCATTATTCTTAAATTCAGCTTATAAGGCGAGGAGCGTTCCGTGAAAAAACTTAAACGAAGCCAACGGTTAGTTGACATGACCCAATTTTTACTGGAGAAGCCGCATGATCTGCTGCCTCTGTCCACTTTTGCAGAGCGGTACGGTGCGGCGAAGTCATCGGTCAGCGAGGACCTGGCTATTATAAAAGAGGTATTTGAAGGCGAAGGAATGGGCGAGCTGCAGACACTGGCCGGGGCAGCGGGCGGAGTGCGTTATATTCCGCGCATGCCTATGGATATGGCGCTTGCCTTCGTGAACCGTCTGTGCGGGCAGCTTGAGCAGAGCGACCGGATACTGCCCGGCGGTTATCTGTATATGTCGGATCTGCTCGGCCTCCCGTCCCTGATGGAGCAGGCCGGCAAGATCATTGCCACCGCCTTCTACGGCGTGGAGATTGATGTCGTCATGACGGTGGAGACCAAGGGAATTCCGCTGGCGTACGCAACGGCAGCGCAGCTGGGGCTGCCGGTCGTGCTGGTCCGCCGTGACCATCAGGTAACCGAGGGCTCGGCTGTAAGCATCAACTATGTATCGGGCTCCCATAAGAGCATCCATACGATGTCCCTGTCCAGACGGGCACTGCGCGAGAAATCCCGGGTGCTGATTGTCGATGACTTCATGAAGGCGGGCGGCACCGTACGCGGAATGGTCGATCTGTTGGGTGAGTTCAATGCAGAGGTCGCAGGTGTAGGTGTGCTCGTAGAGTCCGGCGACGTGGAGAATGAAGAACGTCTGCTGCATGACTACGTGTCGCTGGTGAAGCTGACAGAGGTGGACTCCAAGGTGCGGCGTATTTCGGCGTTTCCGGGCAACTATTTCTCCTCCTGAACGAGGGATACTGCCGGTTCTGAAAAGTCGCGCATAATGTCGAAACTGTGAGGATTCTTAAGATAACTGCACGAAATCTGTCGAAATCGACGATTCTGCAAAAATAATCTTCTTAATCAGGCATTATTTGGAATGAAAAAGAAGGAATTCGCTTTGCTGTGTGGAATTATACACCAAGTCTCTGATGGAAAAAGGTGGTGAACACACACATGCAAATTACGGATGTCAGACTCCGCCGCGTCAACTCTGAGGGGAGAATGAAAGCAATCGCATCCATTACAATCGATAACGAGTTTGTTGTTCATGACATTCGCGTCATCGACGGGAATAACGGGATGTTTGTTGCAATGCCCAGCAAGCGTACACCTGACGGAGAATTCCGCGATATCGCACACCCGATTTCTTCGGGAACGCGCGAGAAGATTCAATCTGCGGTTCTGGCCGAGTACGAACGTGCCGCTACGGAAGAAGAGGAAGTTATTGAAGAGGGAGCTTAAGCGGTGAACCGCTGACTCTCTGGAAGTTGCTGCCTCCCCAGGGCGGCAATAGGCCATACCGTTTTATATGTTTCGGGGTCCCCGCAAAGTACCCGGGTCAGCCTCGGAGCCAAAGCCCCACATTGTGGGGGATTTTATTGGGGTTCGAAGAAAAGGGAACCATGCCTGCATGGTTCTCTTTTCTTTTTGCCCGGAATGAGATATATTCAGTAGTGAGTTCAAGAAGTGGGAGGTTGGCATTCTTGAAAAGAATGGCTGTTGTACTTGCTGCAGGTCAAGGCAAGCGCATGAAATCTAAATTATACAAGGTACTGCACCCTGTCTGCGGTAAACCGATGGTAGGGCACGTGCTTGATACAGTGAAGGCAACCGGATGCCAGCGTAATGTAGTTGTTGTAGGCCACGGCGCTGAGAAGGTTAAGGCATATTTAGGCGAGGATGCCGAATATGTGCTCCAGGATGTCCAGCTTGGAACCGGCCATGCCGTCAAGCAGGCCAAGGATCTTCTGGGCAGCGAAGAAGGAACCACCATTGTCATCTGCGGAGATACGCCGCTTGTCATGAGCGAGACACTCGAAGGCATGATGGTGCTGCATGAAGAGCAGAATGCTGCTGCAACGGTCCTTACTGCTGTTATGGAGCAGCCTGCCGGATATGGACGGATTATCCGCGGCGAAGACGGCGGAGTGCTGAAGATTGTGGAACAGAAGGATTGCACAGAGAGTGAAGCTGCGGTTAACGAGATTAATACAGGGACGTATTGTTTTGATAACGCGAAGCTCTTTGCTGCTCTCGAGAAGGTTACGAATACCAACAACCAGCAGGAATATTATTTGACGGATGTTATCGGCATACTCCGGGCGCAGGGCGATATCGTTCTGGGCTATCAGGCCCATGATGCAGCAGAGTCCATTGGTGTGAATGACCGACTGGCGTTGTCTGAAGCCGAAGGCTATATGCGTCAGCGCATCAACCGGGGCCATATGCTCGGCGGAGTCACTATCATCGATCCGGCTTCAACCTACATCGGAGCAGATGTTGTCATTGGAGCAGATACTGTGCTGTATCCGGGCACGGTACTCAAGGG is part of the Paenibacillus sp. FSL M7-0420 genome and harbors:
- a CDS encoding HD domain-containing protein; its protein translation is MKQPLSEEKVFKDPVHNYIHVQDTIIWRLINTMEFQRLRRIRQLGTSYLTFHGAEHSRFSHSLGVYEITRRIISQFERSGYKDWMPEERLLTLCAALLHDLGHGPFSHSIEEAFEMDHEDWTCRIILEDTEITAILRDVAEDFPGKVASVISKTYEHEIVVNLVSGPLDADRMDYLLRDAYYTGVNYGTIDIDRILRMLRPYDGRVVVKESGMHAIEDYLMSRYQMYWQVYFHPVTRSSEIILRQILRRAKELVQQQHTFRFMIEPLSDLFSGEVTVGQYLLLDEALMQTAFMQWTLEEDDILSDLCSRFIHRKLYKYVEMEHLDSDTIDEIRRSFAGAGLRPDYDLEIDYPTDLPYDVFRPGDGFDSKQILLLDKHDRLREISEVSDIVRSISGIHRGRYHLYFPQDRLQKALPQLSPSIAEIFAK
- a CDS encoding TatD family hydrolase, with amino-acid sequence MQLFDTHTHLDAPQFDEDREEVIARALEAGVSKMINIGFNRDTIPTTMQLAEKYDYIYAAVGWHPQDAITMKDGDLEWIASLCAHPKVVAIGEIGLDYYWDTSPKDVQHEVFRKQIGLARELKMPISIHNRDAHEDVIRILREEKAGEVGGVMHSFSGSWESAKMCLDLGFHLSFGGPITFKNARVPKEVLAQTPLDRLLIETDSPYLTPHPFRGKRNETAHVRLVAEAAAAIKGIELQELAEITYANALERFGIL
- a CDS encoding 3D domain-containing protein, with translation MGVFQPEVSHDSQSSSRSFALRLKQVNPRVVLLAGVASIVIALLILLYVHGQSKKEITLVIDGQVQTLETRETLFSDVLAKEQISLQAHDELSIGLSDEIKDGDRIVINTAQKFALTVDGKTETLFTTEDTIGQAIDKLGYSLEGLDKIYPSLETAVSADMEIKIVRINKHVVQRTTNLPFRVIKTADPSLTKGTVRVAQAGKPGVMVQHIEKIYQDGELASMRMIGKEVQTVTKDKVIAIGTKPLPKPVVVTAKVSKPVTTSKSSKASAKASNVTSKAGVDFEYKRMIKNVSMTAYSSQEPGIGTRTASGTRVTEGRTIAVDPRVIPIGWWVYIEGLGFRRAEDTGGAIKGNKVDVYYDSLSHARNFGRKSRTLYVIGPVKPELN
- the rnmV gene encoding ribonuclease M5, yielding MIKELIVVEGKSDTVAVKRAVEADTIETGGSAVDSRVIAKIKLAMERRGVIILTDPDHAGERIRKIVAAKVPGCKHAFIPEKDATRKGDIGIENASPEAIRHALEHVHTSFEGAPPIIGLDELMAAGLMVHPRAAERRMQLGNLLGIGYCNGKQLYKRLAMFGITREEFAQALAQIDQGGITS
- the rsmA gene encoding 16S rRNA (adenine(1518)-N(6)/adenine(1519)-N(6))-dimethyltransferase RsmA; this translates as MSGIENISSPTRTKAIIQRYGFSFKKSLGQNFLIDQNILDKIVDAAGLDSTAGALEIGPGIGALTERLALTAGAVTAVEIDRRLIPILRDVLSPYPHVKIRNDDVLKVNLQELFAEDFAGRDRVSVVANLPYYVTTPILMKLLEEKLPLDNIVVMIQKEVAERMAASPGGKEYGSLSIAVQYYSEPELVCMVPRTVFIPQPNVESAVIRLKVRERPPVEVADEKHFFGVVQASFTQRRKTIANNLKARFFPEEGRERLEALLSEAGIEPSRRGETLSIEEYARLSAVLLAAGIA
- the yabG gene encoding sporulation peptidase YabG, with translation MNLGDLVIRKSYGGDVTFRVDNILQNRAVIKGTEFRLLADSPLEDLVQVPPTRVTERGARAQIKATESLTWLRKDRQVQSQRSGESVSGSTGTWGQSPKETAYFEVPGKVLHLDGDALYLKKSLSLYEQLRIPAEGHHVNESKMAETLYRLLPRVRPDIVVITGHDGVLKQQQNYDLYSLSSYKNSQNFVAAIRVAREYERNFDALTIVAGACQSHFEALLGNGANFASSPGRILIHALDPVYIAAKASFTSIRDTVNLSDVLSHTISGNQGMGGIETRGSFRIGMPQLQNLATLKVAPSVL
- the veg gene encoding biofilm formation stimulator Veg, coding for MANNALLEIKRSLEAHVGHKITLRANGGRRKTVERTGVLEETYPSVFIVKLDQEQQTFKRVSYSYADILTESVEITVTEDDGQMRIMYIKA
- a CDS encoding small, acid-soluble spore protein, alpha/beta type yields the protein MSRRRRSMMSEELKTELAKELGFYETVEQEGWGGIRAVDAGNMVKRAIQLAEQAAARKL
- the ispE gene encoding 4-(cytidine 5'-diphospho)-2-C-methyl-D-erythritol kinase; its protein translation is MKMYEKAPAKINLMLDVLHKRADGFHEVEMIMTMVDLADRLELSELKRDSIIISSQAGYIPLDEKNLAFQAARLIKDRYNVRSGVHIHLDKRIPVAAGLAGGSSDAAATLRGLNRLWRLGIPVQELQELGAELGSDVPFCVTGGTALATGRGERLTPIANPPQMWVILAKPPINVSTAEVYGRVRAGNIAVHPSALRMQQALEAGDFSAVCEGLGNVLEDVTLKLHPEVQQLKEAMLKLGADGVLMSGSGPTVFGLVSKHSKVARIYNGLRGFCKEVYAVRSLS
- the purR gene encoding pur operon repressor, which codes for MKKLKRSQRLVDMTQFLLEKPHDLLPLSTFAERYGAAKSSVSEDLAIIKEVFEGEGMGELQTLAGAAGGVRYIPRMPMDMALAFVNRLCGQLEQSDRILPGGYLYMSDLLGLPSLMEQAGKIIATAFYGVEIDVVMTVETKGIPLAYATAAQLGLPVVLVRRDHQVTEGSAVSINYVSGSHKSIHTMSLSRRALREKSRVLIVDDFMKAGGTVRGMVDLLGEFNAEVAGVGVLVESGDVENEERLLHDYVSLVKLTEVDSKVRRISAFPGNYFSS
- the spoVG gene encoding septation regulator SpoVG; amino-acid sequence: MQITDVRLRRVNSEGRMKAIASITIDNEFVVHDIRVIDGNNGMFVAMPSKRTPDGEFRDIAHPISSGTREKIQSAVLAEYERAATEEEEVIEEGA
- the glmU gene encoding bifunctional UDP-N-acetylglucosamine diphosphorylase/glucosamine-1-phosphate N-acetyltransferase GlmU gives rise to the protein MKRMAVVLAAGQGKRMKSKLYKVLHPVCGKPMVGHVLDTVKATGCQRNVVVVGHGAEKVKAYLGEDAEYVLQDVQLGTGHAVKQAKDLLGSEEGTTIVICGDTPLVMSETLEGMMVLHEEQNAAATVLTAVMEQPAGYGRIIRGEDGGVLKIVEQKDCTESEAAVNEINTGTYCFDNAKLFAALEKVTNTNNQQEYYLTDVIGILRAQGDIVLGYQAHDAAESIGVNDRLALSEAEGYMRQRINRGHMLGGVTIIDPASTYIGADVVIGADTVLYPGTVLKGKTVIGEDCVIGPASEIEDCVIMDGAAVKHSVLNQAQVGTRASVGPFAYLRPGTVLGEGVKVGDFVEIKNATIGDGSKVSHLSYVGDAEVGKNVNIGCGAITVNYDGYNKFRTEIGDDAFIGSNVNLVAPVTVGKGAFIVAGSTITRPVSENDLAIARARQENKPGYAEKIRSRAKAKKDQHSPS